One window from the genome of Crassostrea angulata isolate pt1a10 chromosome 2, ASM2561291v2, whole genome shotgun sequence encodes:
- the LOC128174759 gene encoding baculoviral IAP repeat-containing protein 3-like, whose product MSSMDSRLNMIETDSCPNFSSNSTDACSLDCLPSTSWGMDSNAHFSWNLSDSNKGLKEEKLKTKYVTLLVKNIPPPTLNSPSPWQYLNFSERFATFHHWPKYLRGPAKKDLARAGFIYTRIRDKVTCFSCRMTLKNWEPQDDAYNEHIRWSKHCPYAKMVTDGKLARG is encoded by the coding sequence ATGTCGTCTATGGATTCTAGACTGAACATGATTGAAACGGATTCCTGTCCTAATTTTTCCTCGAACAGTACGGATGCATGTTCCTTAGATTGTTTACCATCGACATCATGGGGAATGGATTCCAATGCTCACTTCTCGTGGAATTTGTCGGACTCGAACAAAGGgcttaaagaagaaaaattgaAGACTAAATATGTGACCCTGCTTGTGAAAAATATTCCTCCTCCAACTTTGAACAGTCCTTCTCCCTGGCAATACTTGAATTTTTCGGAACGATTTGCGACGTTTCACCACTGGCCTAAATATTTAAGAGGTCCGGCGAAAAAGGATTTGGCTCGAGCGGGTTTCATTTACACGCGCATCAGAGACAAAGTCACCTGTTTCTCCTGCAGAATGACCCTAAAAAACTGGGAACCACAAGACGATGCCTACAATGAACACATACGATGGTCAAAGCATTGTCCGTATGCTAAGATGGTAACAGATGGAAAGTTGGCAAGAGGATAG